Within Halopelagius longus, the genomic segment CTTCTCGACGGTCACGTCGGTATCGAGCGTTCGCACCGTCGCGCTTTCGACTTTACCGTCCACGGAGAGGCCCTCGTAGCGCGACAGGAACCGTTCGAGGAGTTGCTGCGTGGACAGTTCGTCGATGGGGTTGAACGTCCGGTCGGCTATCTCTATCTTCGGCGTGGTGAAGAGGGCGAACAGGGCCACCTTCTGACTGCCGAGGGGACCGAGGTCGACCGCCTTCTCGTAGAGGGTGAGGTGGTTCGTGACCTCGACTTCGCGCGTCTGTCCCGCGACGGTGAACTCCCGCGACACCGAGGGCGAGCGTTTCTCCGCCCGTTCGTACCCCGTCTCCGAAAGCGTCTCGTCGCCGACGCTCGCGTGGTCGGCCTCGAACGCGAGCGGTTGGCTTCCCGTGGCGAACCCGAGGCAACCGCTGGTCGCCGCGAGTCCGGCCGCTACTCCGCCGAGGACCGTTCGTCGCGTGATGCCTCGCGTGGTCGGTAGTCGTTGACGGCTCATCTTCTGGGTGAGCGGAAGCGTCCGGAGCGTATCAACCGTGCAGATAGCGGACGCTAATCCGCTCGATTCAATCCGAATTAACGGGGAAAAGCCGCTACAGGTCCGCGCCGACGGCCTCGTCTATCGAGTCGAAGCCGTCCCGTTCGAGGCGTTCGAGCAAGCCCTCGTTGATGTCGCGCGCGAGGGTCGGCCCCTCGAAGACGAGGCCGGTGTACAACTGTACGAGGCTGGCTCCGGAGCGAATCTTCGCGTACGCGCCCTCGGCGTCGGAGACGCCGCCGACGCCGACGACGGGCACGTCGGTCCGTTCGGCGATGAACCGGACGAGCTCCGTCGCCCGCGACTCGATGGGCTCGCCCGAGAGGCCGCCCCGTTCGGCCCTGTTGGGGTTGCGGAGTCCCTCGGGGCGGTCCGTCGTCGTGTTCGTGGCGATGACGCCGTCTAAGTCGAGTTCGTCGACGACTTCGAGGGCGTCCTCGACGGCGGGGGCAGGGAGGTCCGGGGAGAGCTTCACCAACAGGGGCGACGCGCCCGCATCGACGAGGGCTCCGAGGATCGCTTCCATCGAATCGCGGTTCTGGAGGGTGCGCATCCCCTCGCTGTTGGGACAGGAGACGTTGACGGCGAAGTAGTCCGCGCCGTCGGCGACCCGTTCGTAGGTGTAGCGGTAGTCCTCGGGGGCCTCCTCGGCGGGCGTCGACTCCGAGAGCGCGATGTTGACGCCGACGGGCACGTCGGGCGTCGGCCCCGAGGAGAGGCGTTCGCCGACTCGGTCGGCACCCTCGTTGTTGAGGCCCATGCGGTTGATGATGGCCCCGTCCTCCGGGAGGCGGAACATCCGAGGGCGCGGGTTTCCGGGCTGTCTCTCGGCGGTGACGCCGCCGACTTCGACGTGGCCGAAGCCGAGAGCCGAGAGGGCGGACGGCACCTCGGCGTTCTTGTCGAACCCCGCGGCGACGCCCACCGGACTGTCGAAGGAGAGGCCGAAGGCGTCCGTCGCGAGTCTCTCGTCCTCGACGCGGAAGCGTCGGCGGAGTGCGTCCTCGACGGGCGTGTGCTGTACCGTTCGAAGCGCGCCGTGGACCGCGCCGTGCGCCGTCTCCGGCGGAAGCGAGAAAAGGACGGGTTTGAGTGCGGCGTACGCGCCCCGAATCATCGGTACCCACCCGCGTCGGTCGCTCGGGTTCGCGTTCGGGACGGTTGCGTCGGCGTCCGAGTCATCCGCAGTCAGAAGTCGTGCTCAACTTCGTCAGGGTCGGCTTTTTGGATGATTATCTTGCCGTCTCGGACGCGAACGAACACCTCGTCACCGATCTCCATGCCCGCGACGGCGAGTTCGTCCTCGTGAAGGTTCACGTGGACGTTGTGGTACTCACCGTTCTCGTCTTTCGCGCCACTCGGGCTGAGCTTCTTTTTCCGAACCATCGGGGGTGTCTAGTCGAAGGTTCGCCGTAGGATATACATAAGTGTTGTCTACGCGCTTTCAGGCCGGACGACCGAACGGGAGACGGCGCGGGGAGGCGCCGACCTCGAACGAACTTCGACCAGCCCCCTCCCCCGGGGTGGGGTTATAACTACCCCGCCGCCGGACGCTTATTTTGCCGATATATTTAAGCCGGACCATGTGTTCGGTTGCCATGGAGGAGTAAAACCATGGTACGCGAGGACGGTAAGCGGAATTTCGTGATGCGCGAGGAGGACGGTACAGAGTCGAGCGTGTTCTCCGGCAGCATGCCCCGCCAGGCCGCACTCAAGGCTGCGCGACGACTCGAACCACACGGCTCCGAGGAGGAGGCGAAGTCCAACGCGACGGAGATTCGCCTCCGCGAGAAGGGAACCGACAAAGTCCACATCTTCGACGCGTGGGCGTGGTCCGACGAAGCCCCGGACGACAAACCCGGGTGGATGGAGGGCGACATCACGAAAGGTAACGTCTCCAAGCAGGGGATCAAGCACCTCGAAGAGTAGTCCCGACCGGGCGTTCTGACCGACTGATTTTCTTTGCGTACGTGAGCGTGTACGTTCCGGTAGTCGCGTCGCTCCGATACGGCTATCAGTCTGCCGCCGCCACCTCGACACGCGCGGCCAACACCCGGTCAGACCGTACGCGAGACGCGTGGGATGACCGACCGGCCTCCTACCGCGCGACATTTCGACGCCGCCAGCGGCGGCGCTCGCGTTCGTCGTGAATCCGGACCACCACTTATGGACTGTCGAGATATGAAACCGCATGACGAGGAGCGTTCAGTTCGACGACCTTTTATGTACCCGGGGCATTCGTAGAAATACGCAGAGGCGGCCCGGGACGCCCCGGGCGGCCACTTTCCGAACGCCCACCACGACCGGCCCCGTCTCGGG encodes:
- a CDS encoding quinone-dependent dihydroorotate dehydrogenase encodes the protein MIRGAYAALKPVLFSLPPETAHGAVHGALRTVQHTPVEDALRRRFRVEDERLATDAFGLSFDSPVGVAAGFDKNAEVPSALSALGFGHVEVGGVTAERQPGNPRPRMFRLPEDGAIINRMGLNNEGADRVGERLSSGPTPDVPVGVNIALSESTPAEEAPEDYRYTYERVADGADYFAVNVSCPNSEGMRTLQNRDSMEAILGALVDAGASPLLVKLSPDLPAPAVEDALEVVDELDLDGVIATNTTTDRPEGLRNPNRAERGGLSGEPIESRATELVRFIAERTDVPVVGVGGVSDAEGAYAKIRSGASLVQLYTGLVFEGPTLARDINEGLLERLERDGFDSIDEAVGADL
- a CDS encoding non-histone chromosomal MC1 family protein codes for the protein MVREDGKRNFVMREEDGTESSVFSGSMPRQAALKAARRLEPHGSEEEAKSNATEIRLREKGTDKVHIFDAWAWSDEAPDDKPGWMEGDITKGNVSKQGIKHLEE
- a CDS encoding DUF6517 family protein, which codes for MSRQRLPTTRGITRRTVLGGVAAGLAATSGCLGFATGSQPLAFEADHASVGDETLSETGYERAEKRSPSVSREFTVAGQTREVEVTNHLTLYEKAVDLGPLGSQKVALFALFTTPKIEIADRTFNPIDELSTQQLLERFLSRYEGLSVDGKVESATVRTLDTDVTVEKYEGAVTVQGQNVDVYLHVTRFEHGDDFVVGLGSYPQRLDGEAENVRSLIAGIEH